The following is a genomic window from Babesia bovis T2Bo chromosome 4 map unlocalized Chr4_1, whole genome shotgun sequence.
TTAActatgaaaatatattatctcTCCAACACATTGAGTAAAATACTAACTTAGTTATACAAAACCATGTTAATTTTCATATGTTTATACTTTGGTTACCTTTCCCCGTAAGATATCTCTGTTTACATGTTGCAGTGAATCTTTTTTGTAAAGCGATAAAAATTGAGCATTGTAACACAATTTTCGGCCCATTTAAATATGGTTACAAACATTGTATAACCCTAAATATTCAgttatgtaatatatcgtttatctattttatgtttttGCATTTATCCTCGGGTTTAACCTTCCTCATATCGCACACTATAGTATATTAGAATAGTGCAGGCATTTCTCCGAAATCACTACGggatatattatattacaaGTTCAATTAGGGGACATTATAATGCCGTTATTTCACCTTTTTGTTGCCATATCTTAATGCAACGGGATTCTTATTTTTCGTTACCTACCTAACCCACAAAACTATGTTGTTAGAGATACACTACAGTCTCGAAGTTTAGTAGATCGGATAATTATCAAATTGTTTGATTGAGTAAGGTCTCTTTAGGCCTGGAGCATCAGAGATGGAGTCTGAACCATCTTCTAAATTACCACCAATCTATATTGACAAAACAAAAAAGCAGCGTACTGATTTGTTGACACGTCAGGCTTTAGTACCTCCAATTTTTAGACGTCGTGAGGTAATTAAGCGTGAGGGCAAATATCTTAGGGTCCATGGGACCAGCAATTCTGCCAGTGACTCTCATCCATCTGCTGCGGATGTTTATCGCCACTCACTTTTTAACAAGTACAAAACAGCTTTCAATCATATATCCACTGAATCGGCATTGAACAACCGCTTTGCGAGTTCTCAGGTTTGCTGTTGAAATATAACCTTAATGATATCTTAGGTTTGTGGTAATGATGATGTTGTACTTGACGATGGCAAAAGGTCACCAAAAAAGCGCAGAAGGGAGAAATCAATGGCACATGAAGGCTGCGAGTCTCTACCAAATTCACCATGGCTGAATCGCGTTGCTCCAGTAATTGTCAAGTTGATATCCATGCATGATGACTCATTGGGCGATCCATCCACGCCTCAGTTTCAAGATAAGCTATCAGAGGTGTCCGCTAGTGGTTCAAAGTTAGATGAACGTTCTTTACGTGAGATGTCTTGTGTGTTATCTAAGTTAGTATCGTATATCGACGAGTGGCACGATACCTCGCGTCGGTTAATTTCTGAGCAGATACCTATAGAGGAAGCTCGTACAATATTAGAGGATTTTAAAGAGATAACTGGCGGACTCATTAAGGTGGACTTGGTGACGGAAATTGAAGATGAGATCAAGAGTTGTGaagcctttggtgccaagGTGCTTAATCTGATAACGACACCATCCACTGGTTCTGTACGTACTGTTAGCCTTGAAGATGTACACAGCATGCTGCAAGAATCTCGGTCATGTAAGTTTTTGGTTCCTGAGGTAGTGGGTCTTGAGGCCATTTTCCGCAATTTGTTATCTCTGCGTAACCTTATGGAGACTTCTGTGCTTGAGCTTGACGTTTCTGAATGCGAGTCATTGGTGTCCATGACTGAGAAGGGTATTATACGTCTTCCACGTTTGGATGATCTACGTAATCGGTTGCGTGAGTCTGTCTGGCTGAATGGTGCTAATAGGTTATCTCAGCGCCCGGTTAGGTTTTCCTTTGCAAAAAGCTTATTGGCTACTGTCCCAGATGTGCTGCGTAACCACCCTTTGTATGCATTTGTGCAGAAGAAATGCGCGAACGCAGAGAAGTGGATCCAGCGCGTATCTCGCTATTCATTTTACAGGATGGTAATGAACGATAACCCCTCTGGTAACGGTGCAAAAAAGGATTCCTCAACTGCTCAAGATTCTGATATGGATGTGGACACTGGCATTCGTTGTGACGCCAGCACATTTGAGGAGTTGTGTACATCGTATCACAAGTTGGGTGTTACACTACCCCTGTTCAGGAACATTGAGCCTATATATCAATCTCTGCGTCGTTTACAGCGGAGGCTAGCTAAGATCGAATCTTTACTAAAGGCCAACAGTCGCAACCCAAATGTTGCTAACGACTGCATATTCCTCTTACAGCATTCTGAGCCTCTAGCTGCCTATATTGACATTAGCGAGCAGTTGCAACCCTTGCGTACGGATGTTGAGCAATGGCTAAGTTACGAAAAGCGCTGCCGTAAGATTTTGGACACAGTGAAGTCATTTTCATTAACTGTGGAGTATAATAGGCTGAAGACTGATTGGGATTTTCTGATTAATTTCAGGAAAACTACTAAGTTGAGTGAAAATGATTTTTCAGCGTTAACAGAGTTGATGAAGGCTTACGATAATGAAGACCGTGTATCTTTTGATGAGGTGCGTCAGCTGGATACCGAGTTTACTTCCCTTCGCATTAAAAATTTGGTTCTTCAGCGCGAGATGAATGAGATATATGATAGGGGTCTGAGCATGATATCTAAGATTGAATGTGCTATTGACAGCGTAAAAGAGGATTCTGGTAAGAACGCCTCGGTTTTGAGCCATCTTGTGTTGGTGATTATAGATGTTTTGAAGTTCGGTGCTAAattggattccatgaaCAGG
Proteins encoded in this region:
- a CDS encoding PLU-1-like family protein, whose product is MESEPSSKLPPIYIDKTKKQRTDLLTRQALVPPIFRRREVIKREGKYLRVHGTSNSASDSHPSAADVYRHSLFNKYKTAFNHISTESALNNRFASSQVCGNDDVVLDDGKRSPKKRRREKSMAHEGCESLPNSPWLNRVAPVIVKLISMHDDSLGDPSTPQFQDKLSEVSASGSKLDERSLREMSCVLSKLVSYIDEWHDTSRRLISEQIPIEEARTILEDFKEITGGLIKVDLVTEIEDEIKSCEAFGAKVLNLITTPSTGSVRTVSLEDVHSMLQESRSCKFLVPEVVGLEAIFRNLLSLRNLMETSVLELDVSECESLVSMTEKGIIRLPRLDDLRNRLRESVWLNGANRLSQRPVRFSFAKSLLATVPDVLRNHPLYAFVQKKCANAEKWIQRVSRYSFYRMVMNDNPSGNGAKKDSSTAQDSDMDVDTGIRCDASTFEELCTSYHKLGVTLPLFRNIEPIYQSLRRLQRRLAKIESLLKANSRNPNVANDCIFLLQHSEPLAAYIDISEQLQPLRTDVEQWLSYEKRCRKILDTVKSFSLTVEYNRLKTDWDFLINFRKTTKLSENDFSALTELMKAYDNEDRVSFDEVRQLDTEFTSLRIKNLVLQREMNEIYDRGLSMISKIECAIDSVKEDSGKNASVLSHLVLVIIDVLKFGAKLDSMNRLLQCLDYLRWSRDFYLTLLDQRIPYDGGLQLRTLASIGANETFKEITTCVSVHEKVVARLQELGYIDCNTVVPSTEFDLLCLLLRDYGDPKPLTAAQNVV